The following DNA comes from Aquila chrysaetos chrysaetos chromosome 9, bAquChr1.4, whole genome shotgun sequence.
CAGCTCCATGGGGCATGTTTCTCAGCCCCCAGGTTGAGGATGGGGAGCCGGCATGGCGGTGAAGGCGGCAGCCTGTCTCGCCGGCGGGCACCAATGCCTCCTGGGAATGCTGGGGTGGAGGCAGAGTCCCCGCGGCGCCGGGATGTGGGTACCCATCCCTGCCCGGGGCAGCATCTCGTCCTGCCAGGAGGCGTTGGCGGGCACAGGGTGAGGCCCCGGGCTTCCCTGCGTCTGCCCCGCACCTTCCCCAGCCGAGTGCTTGCTCAACCTGCCCTTTGGCCGGTTTCCTAGGAGAAAACGCCCTGTCCAGATAAGCTATCATCCATGGCGCTGGTGACATGGCCCAGCCAGCTCCTTCTGCTCCCTCCGCTCTTCCTCCTTGCCCTCTCcttgccttcctccctccctgaaACGCGGGCACTCCTCCCTCACCAGTTAATGTAGAGCAAGCTGTGACCTgtccccagcagcatcccagtgACAGCAGCACCACGGGCTGACCCgtctctctcccctgcccacaGGCTTCGGGATCAGCACCCGCTTCTGGGATCGCCCCTTCCGGACGCTCATCCCCGAGGAGACCTTCGAGAAAGAGGATTGACGGCCCCAGCACGGcgcccagctgcctgctccgtccctgctgggctggggctggcatcCCTCCCCAGCCTTCGGCAAGGCCGGCTGGCCCCTGCCCCCTTCCCTGGGGGCTGTGCCACAGCGGTGGCCCCACACCGGAGCATCCCCATGGTGCGCTGTGGTCCAGCTGTGGCACTGCCAAGGGGGACAGGGGGGTGAGGATgcggggaaaggggaggaggaggaggttgcaGGGCTCCCTGGGGgcctcctgccccttcctccctgccctcctgctccaGGCCACGGATGCACCAGCAGATCTGCTGCCTGAGACATGAAGTGCCTGATGCCGCCCTCCCTCCTCCGTCCTGGCACCTTGCTGGAGCCCCCCCTTGCTCACAAGCCCCTGGCCCTCCCAGGGTGCCACCTCCCCAGGGCATCCAACATGCTGCGGTTAACCCCATCACCTAACTTGTGCCGAGGGGCTTCCATATCCCGGGTCCTTCTCCTGGCCCGATCTCAGCACAGGGTTTTCTTGGCCTGTGGTCCTTGGGGTGAGGATCCCCCAGGTCtggattttgcctttttctaaCCAGTGCACCCGTATCTCTCTGCCAAATTTATCAAGTTTGTGTTTTTTGTAGACATTGGCTACTTGAAACTCAAAGTCCAGTGAAGAGAATCGCTACaagatgcctttttttgctgatcctgtgattttttttttttcccctaatgtttactgcaaatatttaaaggtTTGGAATAAAGTTATATGTAAAACTGTAGACACTACAATTGTAAATAAActgtatattttgaaaaataaagccttttaaaaagggTCTGGCTGCATGTATGTGCAAATGTATCCCTCAGGGCTGCTCCCATGTCCTCCCACCCTTGGTGCATCCATTCCTAGGTGCTGACGGCCCTCGGTGCTGCGGTACCTTGTGGCCGCCTTTCTCGGCTCCCTACGCTGATGAAAGCCGTGCCGTCAACCACGGTGGTGGCAAGGGAAATGGTCTTTGCAGGGGGGGAACTGCAGCAAACCTGCATGACCTTGGGCTCTTGGTAAGCGGAAGCTGGCTCAAGCTGCCGCTTGCTTCTCCGAAGTTGGGCAATGGCATTATGTGCCATCCGCGCTTCCCAAAATCAGCCTGGCCTTCTGACGAAGCCACCCACAAAGCTTCCTGTGCTCCCAGCAGAGGTCaagcactgtttccagcactgGTGTCCACAGCCTGCTTCCTTTGATGCTGAGGGTCCtgaggctggagggaagggaaggggagcggAAGGTCCCAGAGAACCAGCATCCCTTGTGTGGGATGGGTGTGCTCTGGAAGGTCCTGCTGCCCAGTGTGGGAAGCTCAGTAGGGCGCAGAGCTGATGCCAAGAGTGTTGCAGTGCCCTGACAAGccttgctgcagctggcagcacagcagagaagggATTGGGGTGCTCAAAATAGCAGCAAGTGTCAATATGGGGGGGCACAGCCTCCCCATCTCCTTCTTTCTGATGCGCTTCCCATGGGAAATTCCTTCTTCTAGCAGGCAAAACCCAGCACAGGGGGATATGGCCTGCCTGGCCCCTTCCTCCACCACCCCAAGCAACTTTCCGGGAATGGGGAGCCAGGGCAGTGTGGGAAACTGTGGTGGGTTGCACAATGCCCCTTCCGCTGCCTGcggaagcagcagctggggaaagcaCCCTATAAACTTGTGCTTGTCCTGCTGTGCCTCTCCAGTCTGCAGAGGCAGTTGAGGTGGAGGCGTGTGAAGCAGAGCCAGGTAAACCCAGCTGATTTCTCTTAGCAAGAGGACAAACTTCTTCCTTGAGGGCAGTGCTGGAGAGAGcctgaagaggaagggagagcgGCTGCAGCTTGTTTCTGGGTGCGTTTCTGTCTCGTTTCCAGCCGCTAGAGCCCGGCATCCCTATCTTAGTGCTGGCTGCATCAATGGTGTGGGTGGCTGCTGCTACTTTCCCTGCAACAGGGGCAGGTTTCTGCTGCCTGGGTGCTGAGCACATAGGAAGAGTTTGATTTAAAACCTTAAGCGGGCAATACACAGCTATGGCGAGAAAATATGGAGaagctggggatgctggggctgtGAAGGTGTGAAAGCTTTTATTAGATGGGTGACAACAGAGAGAGACATTAGCTAGAACTGAAAACGGATCTTTATGGTCAAACATGTAGGCTCTGCGGCCAGGACCCCAGGGTGGCGTGGGACTGGTGCTGGGGAGCGCTGCCCAGGGATGCTCCTTGGGTCATTGCTGACCCTGCTCATCTGTGTGTAAGCTCTCTGGGTATGGCTAACACTATAATTTACATAAATCAAGCCAAAACATCTCTTGCTAATGCGGAGCGAGATGTGCCAGTAGTGCTGCTACCCATGTCTCCGTTTGTGTGTGCCTGCTCCAGTCTGTATGAGCGGCCGTGGTGCCAGGCgaagcaaggaaagcaaagcagctggaggagatATAAGGGGCTATAGGAGACCTGGAGGGTGGCATGCCATGTTAAGACTGTTCCTTAGGGTGGAAGGCGTGGAAGAGCCACATCCAGCTGATCTCCGAGCCGTGCCCGAGGCTCACCTCCACCAGACACCAACAGCCCACATCCCCAGTGGCTAAGCCCTTTGCTGCAAGCATGGACATCGTGGAGAAGGTCCTCTCCATGGCCCAGGCCATCCACACCCAATTTGAGCAGGTGAAATGCTGTAAGCACCAGTGCCAGCGCCTTGTGGAGCGCATCCAGATTCTGCTGGAGCCTGTAAGGATCCTCAAGGCTCAGCCGCCAAAGCACATCTCCCACCATGAAAAGCAACTGCTGAAAAAGCtgctctgggtgctgggggaAGCCCAGAAACTGGTGGTGAAATACAGCCAGGCCAGCTGGATCCAGAAATTCCTGAGAGCCCACAGCACCAGCGAGGAGTTCGTCTGGGTGAATGAGAGCCTGGAGGACATCGCCCAGGGGCTCTcactcctgctgcaggcagagcagaagcaggcTTTCCTGGAGGTTTTCCAGGCAAAGACATGTCGCAAGCAGGACGCTGAGGACCTGAGGGACGACAGGGCTTTCTTAGACCAGGTGATTGCAAGTAAGTGTGCATTTAGCAAACCCTCTTTCCCTGAGACCAGCCGTTGGcacctctccccagctgctgcccagctttGGCTCAATGGCCATGGCTAAGGAGAGCCAAAGGGACATTTAAACTAAGAAAAAACTAACTGCATTGTCCTGCACATTCATCCAGCGGCCCCACCTCTGCACATTTCTCTCCCCAGGTACTGAGGAGCCCAAAGATGCAGCCGGGGAGATCTACATCGACAGGCAATGTATGGAGAGCAAGGTAGACTGGATGCAAAATGAGCTGAACAAAATTGTGCATGTGATGGAGTGTAAGTTGCTGTTGTACCTCTAGGCACCCTGTGCACTGTGTCCTTTCCCCCCGAGCCCTGCCTAACATGTCCCTCATTCCCTGCCGGCGCATGGTGGGAGCAGGCTTGAAGAAGGTCAATGTTGGTAAAAGAGAAGACATCACTGAGATCGAGCGGGACCAGCTCACCTTCTACAGGCACCTGCAGGACACTGAGAGTTATGACCTGTACAAGGGCGAATACCTCAAGTACCCTGTTGCCATCAAAATCTTCAAGAGGCCACTGACCACCGACCCGGCGTGAGTTGTCCTGGGTGGGAGCGACATGGGGCAGCCAGGATGGGAGGGTGGCACAGCACCATGTCATGCCTTGTTCCAGGGATCTCACCGTGCTGTCCCTTTCTGCAGGAAGGTGAGAGACATCTTTGAGAAGGAGATTCAGACACTGAAGAAGTTTGAGTCTCCAAACATCCTGCGCATGTATGGGATCTGCATTGAGGAGaaaggtgtggggggggtgtcacaTTAATGTcaccctttccctcccctgcctgtccccagcgCTAGCTGGTGGCAGACAGTTTGTTGTGGACCCCTCCCAAGAGGCGGCACAAGGCAGGATGCTCAAGGTTTTGCCTTGCAGATGGGAGCCCCTGCTTCTCCATCGTCATGGAATACTGCAAGCATGGGACGCTGCGGGATGTGCTGACCAAGCAACAGCATCTCTCCTGGGAGGTCCGCATTCGGATGGCCCTGGGAGCTGCCAGAGGCCTTTACAGGTAAGCTCCTGTATAAATCAGTAAGTCTACCTGACGATCCATAAGCCATGCTCAGCTTCCTGGTATCTCTCAGTAAGCAGTGATATCCTGTTAGACTGTTTCCACCACCTTGGGACACTGGGATGGGAAGCTGGTGAAGAGGTAGGTGGTGGGTTTGGATGCAGTAGCACCCACCTCCCCCGGTCACTGGCCCCTACATCTGGCTTCAAGCCTGAAAAGGCCTGGAAGGGAGaacccccccttccccacacccACAGGGCAGCTTCAGGAGCACCCTACAGCATGGCCAGTTCTCCTTACAGGTGCTGCTCATCTGCAAGGCTTGTTATTTTGCTCACAGTGGCTCTTTCAGCACGTGCTGGAAAGGTTGGCTTGGCAGGGTTGGTCCAGCAAGACAAGCAGAGATGCTGGCTTCTCTGGGTGCATGTCAGTCCATCCCCTACACAGCAGGAGGGAGCCCCGAGGTGGGGATGGGTCCATCACCAGCATGTGTTGCCCTTGGTT
Coding sequences within:
- the MLKL gene encoding mixed lineage kinase domain-like protein, which encodes MDIVEKVLSMAQAIHTQFEQVKCCKHQCQRLVERIQILLEPVRILKAQPPKHISHHEKQLLKKLLWVLGEAQKLVVKYSQASWIQKFLRAHSTSEEFVWVNESLEDIAQGLSLLLQAEQKQAFLEVFQAKTCRKQDAEDLRDDRAFLDQVIASTEEPKDAAGEIYIDRQCMESKVDWMQNELNKIVHVMECLKKVNVGKREDITEIERDQLTFYRHLQDTESYDLYKGEYLKYPVAIKIFKRPLTTDPAKVRDIFEKEIQTLKKFESPNILRMYGICIEEKDGSPCFSIVMEYCKHGTLRDVLTKQQHLSWEVRIRMALGAARGLYRLHQTEEKSRLHGCICSSKFLVAGDYCVKLSGFELCETESSIKRKAKKNWKQVSMLAYIAPENLKNINYPYKRPCEIYSFGIVLWEIATSKIPFEGCTPQEITEKICNHHYQAPVGEDCPEDLRKVIDQCRAFDPSQRPSAEEIVDSLADLEKSRNQGS